From a single Paenibacillus sp. FSL R5-0345 genomic region:
- a CDS encoding metallophosphoesterase: MIFAFLCIFALYAATNYYIARKIFKWLQHIFPNVTGILYGVIYSLCALTIIINLLLSSSAMTTDLSIVNFLGQFGDYWMGIYFYLLLLLILSDIILLVSKWVKIIPSPTPARVIFHTRSVVLVLVIGLVSYGIYNANQLKEVTYPIQIHKNTSLDHLNIVLISDLHLGYINDVKFIEDVVDRINGLQPDIVLMTGDIFNGNYYALSNPSKGMELLSTIQSTYGVYACLGNHDAGRSYDEIVNFIDKSNIKLLNDEHVVIDNQFVVVGRRDSSPIGNQGNPRAITSEVMSKIDTNMPVIVMDHQPTNMIQYGDDVDLIISGHTHQGQVFPGNLITNAMFTVDYGHYQKNSNSPHVIVTSGAGTWGPPLRIGTNSEIALIKAEFK; encoded by the coding sequence ATGATATTTGCATTTCTGTGTATATTCGCTTTGTACGCGGCAACTAACTATTATATCGCGAGAAAGATTTTTAAATGGCTGCAACATATATTTCCAAATGTAACCGGGATTCTATATGGAGTCATCTACAGCTTATGTGCGTTAACAATCATAATTAATTTACTATTGTCCTCTTCAGCTATGACGACCGATTTAAGCATCGTTAACTTTTTGGGTCAATTCGGGGACTATTGGATGGGGATCTATTTCTATTTGCTCTTACTATTGATCCTTTCAGATATAATCTTACTGGTTAGTAAGTGGGTTAAAATCATCCCCTCTCCTACACCAGCGCGTGTTATTTTTCATACAAGATCAGTAGTGTTAGTTCTAGTCATAGGGTTAGTGTCTTATGGGATTTATAATGCGAATCAGTTAAAAGAAGTCACTTATCCGATCCAAATTCATAAAAACACCTCATTAGATCATTTAAATATTGTTCTGATCAGCGACTTACATTTGGGCTACATAAATGATGTGAAATTTATTGAAGACGTTGTTGATCGTATTAATGGATTACAGCCGGATATTGTGTTAATGACAGGGGATATCTTTAATGGTAACTACTACGCGCTCTCTAATCCTTCCAAAGGTATGGAGTTATTAAGTACCATTCAGTCCACCTATGGAGTTTATGCTTGCTTAGGCAACCATGATGCAGGACGATCATACGATGAGATTGTGAACTTTATAGATAAGAGTAATATTAAACTTCTAAATGATGAGCATGTTGTTATAGATAATCAATTCGTTGTTGTTGGTAGGAGGGATTCATCACCGATTGGCAATCAAGGAAACCCAAGAGCAATTACTTCCGAAGTGATGAGTAAGATTGATACAAATATGCCCGTTATCGTAATGGACCATCAACCAACGAATATGATTCAATACGGAGATGACGTCGATCTAATCATTAGCGGACATACGCATCAAGGACAAGTATTCCCTGGAAACCTAATCACCAACGCTATGTTTACAGTAGATTATGGCCACTATCAGAAGAATTCGAACAGTCCTCACGTCATCGTTACATCTGGTGCAGGGACTTGGGGACCGCCATTACGCATTGGCACGAATAGTGAGATAGCACTGATTAAGGCTGAGTTTAAATAA
- a CDS encoding TetR/AcrR family transcriptional regulator has protein sequence MSEHKRIDPRAIRSKKMLKNAVFSLLADNVEISQLTVQKIANRAELNRATFYLHYEDINDLLRQIVHEIFDDLSMKVEPLLQMKSNNEQEQLVTFLNYFYEYRKVFAVLMEHKGFKNHLTNLLKNTVEKRRNARNIDPNKEVVSVDIIAASLLGIIMWWIKDGSQYSAEYIAGQITLMYKRRYL, from the coding sequence ATGTCTGAACATAAAAGAATTGACCCACGAGCCATTCGCTCAAAAAAGATGCTGAAGAATGCTGTTTTTTCATTGTTGGCCGACAATGTGGAGATTTCTCAATTAACTGTCCAAAAAATCGCCAACCGTGCTGAACTGAATCGTGCTACGTTTTATTTGCATTATGAGGATATTAACGATTTATTGCGCCAGATTGTACATGAAATCTTTGATGACCTGTCCATGAAGGTTGAACCGCTATTACAAATGAAGAGCAACAACGAACAGGAGCAGCTGGTCACATTTTTAAATTATTTTTATGAATACCGGAAAGTTTTTGCTGTATTGATGGAGCACAAAGGCTTCAAAAACCACTTGACCAACCTGTTAAAGAATACTGTCGAAAAACGAAGAAACGCCAGAAACATAGACCCCAATAAAGAAGTAGTCTCTGTTGATATAATTGCAGCATCACTACTTGGGATTATTATGTGGTGGATTAAGGATGGCAGCCAATATAGTGCGGAATACATAGCGGGGCAGATTACCTTGATGTATAAAAGAAGGTATTTATAA
- a CDS encoding DHA2 family efflux MFS transporter permease subunit → MQEDIKKINKGILLTILIFGCFLSTLNQTLLNVALSSLMDVFDVTATTVQWISTGFMLINGILIPITAYLMKRFTTRQLFISAMSFLLIGSIICAAAPSFSLLLIGRMIQAAGAGIIMPLMMSVVLAIFPVEKRGSAMGLLGLAMIFAPAIGPTLAGFVVEYHSWRWLFIGLIPLVILVIALAFKYLVNVSETSKSKLDVVSVLLSTVGFGLILYGFSSAGSKGWDDAIVILTLGIGIAVTAVFCIRQIKSDDPLLNLSVFKNKVFTMTSLINVLITMMMYADMILLPIYLQNGRGFTAFDAGLLLLPGALVNAFMSPVTGKLYDRFGAKPLFIIGLLFIFPSMWAVTDLSQSTTYMYLMIRTIGLRIGLSFITMPLNTAGLNALPKQLGTHGTAVNNTVLQIAGAIGTAVVITIYTVQATSHAATVMQSNPSTTPEILKSLASILGASDAYYFMMILSIAAFVITLFMPMKSKITIEKKANLASEE, encoded by the coding sequence ATGCAAGAAGACATTAAGAAAATTAATAAAGGGATCTTACTAACCATTTTAATTTTTGGTTGTTTCTTATCCACACTCAATCAGACACTTTTAAATGTCGCCTTAAGTAGTCTGATGGATGTCTTTGATGTTACGGCAACAACCGTACAATGGATTTCCACGGGCTTTATGCTAATCAACGGGATATTGATCCCGATTACAGCCTATTTAATGAAACGTTTTACAACACGTCAATTATTTATAAGTGCCATGTCATTTTTATTAATCGGTTCGATTATTTGTGCAGCGGCGCCGAGCTTTAGTCTACTCTTAATCGGACGAATGATCCAAGCTGCGGGTGCTGGCATAATAATGCCGCTCATGATGAGTGTTGTGCTCGCCATCTTCCCCGTTGAGAAACGTGGCAGTGCTATGGGACTGCTCGGACTGGCAATGATATTTGCTCCTGCTATAGGGCCGACTCTTGCGGGATTTGTTGTCGAATACCATTCTTGGCGCTGGTTATTTATCGGCCTCATCCCACTTGTTATCCTTGTTATAGCGTTGGCATTCAAGTATTTAGTGAATGTATCTGAGACCTCTAAGTCGAAGCTTGATGTGGTAAGTGTTCTTTTATCAACCGTCGGATTCGGCCTGATCTTATACGGCTTCAGTAGTGCAGGCAGTAAAGGCTGGGACGATGCAATAGTGATTCTGACCTTAGGGATTGGGATCGCTGTAACGGCTGTATTCTGTATAAGACAAATCAAGTCTGATGATCCACTGCTAAACCTGTCTGTCTTCAAAAATAAAGTCTTTACGATGACGTCTCTTATTAACGTATTGATCACGATGATGATGTACGCAGATATGATTTTATTGCCTATTTATCTGCAGAATGGCCGTGGTTTTACAGCGTTTGATGCAGGATTGCTCTTGCTGCCGGGGGCACTTGTAAATGCGTTCATGTCGCCCGTCACCGGAAAATTATACGACCGTTTTGGTGCCAAGCCGCTATTCATTATTGGTTTACTCTTTATTTTTCCATCTATGTGGGCGGTAACCGATTTATCTCAATCGACAACCTATATGTATCTAATGATTCGTACCATTGGTCTCCGAATTGGATTAAGCTTTATCACTATGCCACTCAATACAGCCGGACTAAATGCGTTGCCCAAACAACTAGGTACGCATGGTACAGCAGTGAACAATACCGTTCTTCAAATTGCTGGCGCCATTGGTACTGCTGTCGTAATTACAATTTATACCGTGCAGGCAACAAGTCATGCGGCCACAGTGATGCAGAGCAATCCCTCTACTACTCCTGAAATCCTTAAATCCCTAGCATCCATTCTAGGGGCGAGTGACGCCTATTACTTCATGATGATATTATCCATTGCCGCATTTGTTATAACATTATTTATGCCTATGAAGAGCAAGATCACGATTGAAAAGAAAGCAAACCTAGCTAGCGAAGAATAG
- a CDS encoding amino acid permease: MAQPELKRELANRHVQLIAIGGTIGTGLFLGSGKAIEKAGPSIMITYLIVGIAVFFVMRALGELLLSKAGYQSFTDIAEDYLGSRVAFITGWTYWFCWIMTAMADVIAVGVYVQYWFDIPQWVPAIACLVVLLGLNLLTVKSFGELEFWFALIKVITILALIGLGVILLIIGFKTDAGSVTIRNLWEHGGFFPNGISGFLFSFQMVVFAYVGVELVGVSAAETADPEKNIPSAINKIPLRILFFYVGALFVLLCINPWTELSPAESPFVKTFTLVGIPIAAGIINFVVLTSAASACNSGMFSTSRILYNLSRNKQASPHLGKLNKNHVPGNSLFISTIVISVGALLSKLIPEQAFGIVTTISAICFIWVWGIVLICHIKYKKTRPDLQAKSKFKAPFTPAINYIVLTLFAGILIIMLFAGETRPALLCTPIWFILLFILYSIRGKKGKSN; encoded by the coding sequence ATGGCACAACCAGAATTAAAGAGAGAGCTGGCTAATCGGCATGTTCAACTTATTGCTATTGGCGGCACCATCGGTACAGGATTATTCTTGGGATCAGGCAAGGCGATAGAGAAGGCAGGCCCATCCATTATGATCACGTATTTAATCGTGGGTATTGCTGTGTTTTTTGTGATGAGAGCACTGGGAGAGCTCCTATTATCTAAAGCGGGCTATCAATCGTTTACGGATATTGCTGAAGACTACCTTGGATCACGGGTCGCATTCATTACCGGTTGGACCTATTGGTTTTGCTGGATCATGACGGCTATGGCTGATGTCATCGCTGTTGGCGTATATGTACAATATTGGTTTGATATCCCGCAGTGGGTTCCTGCCATCGCCTGTCTAGTCGTGTTATTAGGACTTAATCTATTAACTGTAAAGAGCTTTGGGGAACTCGAATTTTGGTTTGCTTTAATTAAGGTAATTACGATTCTCGCCTTGATTGGTCTTGGGGTCATTTTACTGATCATAGGGTTTAAGACGGATGCAGGATCGGTTACGATACGGAATCTATGGGAGCATGGGGGCTTTTTTCCGAACGGCATATCAGGCTTCTTATTCTCTTTTCAAATGGTTGTATTTGCTTATGTCGGTGTGGAGTTGGTGGGTGTGTCAGCAGCGGAAACAGCGGATCCGGAGAAAAATATCCCGTCTGCAATTAATAAAATTCCTTTACGGATTCTATTTTTCTATGTCGGCGCGCTTTTCGTCCTGCTATGCATTAACCCTTGGACGGAGCTTAGTCCGGCAGAAAGTCCTTTTGTAAAAACCTTTACTTTAGTAGGGATTCCAATTGCCGCAGGGATTATTAATTTTGTTGTACTAACCTCAGCGGCTTCCGCTTGTAATAGTGGGATGTTCTCGACAAGCCGAATTCTCTATAATTTGAGTAGAAATAAGCAGGCATCACCTCATTTGGGCAAACTAAATAAAAACCATGTACCGGGTAACTCGTTATTCATTTCTACAATTGTCATATCTGTAGGAGCTCTTTTAAGTAAACTTATTCCGGAGCAGGCTTTTGGAATCGTGACAACGATTAGCGCCATTTGTTTTATATGGGTGTGGGGAATTGTGCTCATCTGCCATATTAAGTATAAGAAAACCCGGCCAGACTTACAGGCGAAATCCAAATTCAAAGCACCGTTCACACCGGCTATTAATTATATTGTCTTAACCTTGTTCGCTGGAATACTGATCATTATGCTGTTCGCTGGAGAGACACGCCCGGCTTTATTGTGTACTCCGATCTGGTTTATTTTATTATTCATCCTGTATTCGATTAGAGGTAAGAAGGGGAAAAGTAATTAA
- a CDS encoding pyridoxamine 5'-phosphate oxidase family protein produces the protein MSKYDEAMKLLEEQVGNKDGLISLSTIALEPGPDGKSRPAARIVDAYYEDGAFYTVTYATSGKMQQIAQNPEVAVCIIVENFTADGIGENLGWVCDEKNAEMMTKLRTIFADWYNEANNDEDPNTCLLRIRLTKGLWNDAHKGIRNEIDFVNKTAS, from the coding sequence ATGAGCAAGTACGACGAAGCCATGAAGCTCCTGGAAGAACAAGTGGGTAATAAGGATGGCCTGATCTCTCTGTCCACTATCGCGCTGGAACCAGGGCCCGATGGCAAAAGCCGTCCCGCCGCCCGCATTGTGGACGCCTATTATGAGGACGGCGCGTTCTACACCGTCACCTACGCAACCTCAGGCAAGATGCAGCAGATCGCCCAAAACCCCGAAGTCGCCGTTTGTATCATCGTCGAAAACTTTACGGCCGATGGTATCGGTGAAAACCTGGGCTGGGTATGTGACGAGAAAAACGCTGAGATGATGACAAAGCTGCGCACAATATTCGCCGATTGGTATAACGAAGCCAATAACGACGAAGACCCTAACACATGCCTGCTGCGCATTCGCCTGACAAAGGGCCTGTGGAATGACGCCCATAAAGGGATCAGAAATGAGATTGATTTTGTCAATAAGACGGCAAGTTAA
- a CDS encoding alpha/beta fold hydrolase, producing the protein MNKYQTLNSDGFELNYCVKGTGKPILVIGSSVYYPQLFSEDLYDTFQFIFLDHRGFVKPPRTLQPEDYRLEKVLGDIETARQDLNLTNFILLGHSGHAFMALEYAKKYPYHVQKVALLNSAPTNSEERQHHSFAFFNETASPERKRQFEKDISLLESDIQKDPERRFAHMCIRMGAQSFYDYTFDAAYMWEDVYTNMPIIDYLWGEAFGELNLIQSLANFNKPVFIGLGRYDYLVAPVSLWNSVNKTYKHVKKVIFEHSGHNPMFEEPRTFDNELSNWILEDN; encoded by the coding sequence ATGAATAAGTACCAAACTTTAAATAGCGATGGATTTGAACTGAATTATTGTGTAAAAGGAACTGGGAAACCTATTTTGGTGATAGGCAGCAGTGTTTATTATCCTCAACTATTCTCAGAAGATTTATATGATACATTTCAGTTTATTTTCCTTGATCATAGAGGATTTGTGAAGCCGCCCCGAACTCTACAACCGGAAGATTATAGATTGGAGAAAGTACTAGGTGATATAGAGACGGCAAGGCAAGATCTTAACTTAACAAATTTCATCTTATTAGGGCATTCAGGACATGCTTTCATGGCTTTGGAATATGCTAAAAAATATCCTTACCATGTCCAAAAAGTTGCCTTATTGAATTCAGCACCTACAAATAGCGAGGAAAGACAGCATCATAGTTTTGCATTTTTTAATGAGACAGCAAGTCCGGAGAGAAAAAGACAGTTCGAGAAGGATATTTCTTTGTTAGAAAGTGACATTCAGAAAGATCCTGAACGGCGATTCGCTCACATGTGTATTCGGATGGGAGCCCAAAGCTTTTATGATTATACATTTGACGCAGCTTACATGTGGGAAGATGTATATACGAATATGCCAATTATCGATTATCTGTGGGGAGAAGCATTCGGAGAATTGAATCTTATACAATCACTCGCTAACTTCAACAAACCAGTATTTATCGGTTTAGGCAGGTATGATTATTTGGTAGCGCCTGTTTCACTTTGGAATTCTGTTAATAAAACCTATAAGCACGTCAAAAAAGTGATCTTTGAGCATAGTGGTCACAACCCGATGTTTGAAGAACCTCGAACCTTTGACAATGAGCTAAGCAACTGGATCCTTGAGGACAATTGA
- a CDS encoding zinc-dependent alcohol dehydrogenase codes for MKALVWTSNHRLELCEWEEPQITAPDEVKIRIEMTGICGTDLAVVTGKEEGVSGVIRGHEAVGTVVEIGSNVDRVKVGDRVVIDPNQSCNECYFCLKEQPHLCTGQDGNGMPIAGLNRNGTFTFFYATAQTFAHLLPDHMSWETAVLIEPLACVLHNFKEANVSADDKVLILGSGPMGLLSQIVSKSKSALTVATEINPYRLAFAREISDFALTPSQLNQATVDEICEGHKFDLIIDTVGTQLEMAEKWIERGGRIVPFGINAKYRYTFSPTKFVQLAIKIIAAGEYRYMFEEALRFAAETPELEKLVTRKVRLSQHEAAIDELIGYELNSLKVVRSETVKTVFVP; via the coding sequence ATGAAAGCGCTGGTGTGGACATCCAATCATAGGCTGGAGCTATGCGAATGGGAAGAGCCACAGATCACAGCCCCGGATGAAGTTAAGATCCGGATTGAGATGACAGGTATTTGTGGAACAGATCTAGCAGTCGTAACCGGTAAAGAGGAAGGAGTATCAGGGGTCATTCGCGGTCATGAGGCTGTAGGGACTGTAGTCGAAATCGGCAGTAACGTTGACCGTGTTAAGGTGGGGGACCGCGTAGTTATCGATCCGAATCAAAGCTGCAATGAATGTTATTTTTGTTTGAAGGAACAGCCGCACCTATGTACGGGTCAGGATGGAAATGGAATGCCTATTGCTGGATTGAATCGAAACGGGACATTCACTTTTTTTTATGCTACTGCACAAACGTTTGCACACCTCCTTCCTGATCATATGAGCTGGGAGACGGCAGTCTTGATCGAGCCACTTGCCTGTGTGCTGCACAATTTCAAAGAGGCTAACGTCTCAGCAGACGATAAGGTGCTCATTCTTGGATCGGGTCCGATGGGACTGTTAAGTCAAATTGTGAGTAAATCCAAATCTGCGCTCACGGTGGCGACAGAAATTAATCCCTATCGGTTGGCTTTTGCCAGAGAGATTTCAGATTTCGCTCTGACACCTTCCCAATTAAATCAAGCTACTGTGGATGAAATCTGCGAGGGACATAAGTTTGATCTGATTATCGACACAGTGGGGACACAGCTCGAAATGGCAGAGAAGTGGATTGAGCGCGGGGGGCGCATCGTTCCTTTTGGTATTAATGCAAAGTACCGGTATACCTTTTCTCCTACCAAATTCGTACAGCTTGCAATCAAAATTATTGCAGCAGGCGAATACCGCTACATGTTCGAGGAGGCTTTGCGGTTTGCCGCTGAAACACCTGAACTGGAGAAGCTGGTAACTAGAAAAGTTAGGCTCAGTCAGCATGAAGCAGCGATAGACGAGTTGATCGGCTATGAGTTGAACTCTTTGAAGGTGGTTAGGAGTGAAACCGTAAAGACGGTTTTTGTTCCCTAA
- the adhP gene encoding alcohol dehydrogenase AdhP: MKAAVVKQFKEKLELQDVPKPKPGHKEILVHIQACGVCHTDLHAAHGDWPVKPKLPLIPGHEGVGIIEEIGEGVTHLKVGDRVGIPWLYSACGHCEYCLTGRETLCLDQQNSGYSVNGGYAEYCVAAADYVVKVPDNLSFIEAAPLFCAGVTTYKALKVSGVKPGEWVAIFGVGGLGHLGVQYAKVMGMNVVAIDTSDEKMELAKQLGADKTVNALKEDAAVWIQKEIGGVHGVVCTAVAKKAFDQAYRAIRRGGTCVMVGLPPESMDVPIFDTVLNGTKVVGSIVGTRKDLQETLQFAAEGKIKTIIETRKLEDINEIYDLMLEGKINGRIVLDMTK, translated from the coding sequence ATGAAAGCCGCTGTAGTAAAACAATTTAAAGAAAAGTTAGAACTACAAGACGTACCTAAACCAAAACCCGGACACAAAGAAATTCTTGTCCACATTCAGGCGTGCGGAGTGTGTCATACTGATTTGCATGCTGCTCATGGCGATTGGCCTGTCAAACCGAAACTCCCTCTTATTCCCGGACATGAAGGCGTTGGGATTATTGAAGAAATAGGTGAAGGAGTTACACACTTAAAGGTAGGGGACCGAGTAGGAATTCCGTGGCTGTATTCTGCTTGCGGTCATTGCGAATATTGTCTCACAGGAAGAGAGACCCTTTGTCTGGATCAGCAAAATTCCGGATATTCCGTAAATGGCGGATATGCAGAATATTGTGTAGCAGCTGCCGATTATGTAGTGAAGGTTCCTGATAATCTAAGTTTCATCGAAGCGGCACCTTTATTTTGCGCTGGCGTTACGACCTATAAAGCTTTGAAAGTATCAGGTGTAAAGCCAGGTGAATGGGTAGCCATTTTCGGCGTCGGAGGATTGGGTCATCTAGGTGTACAATATGCAAAAGTAATGGGAATGAATGTAGTGGCCATCGACACTTCAGATGAAAAGATGGAGCTTGCCAAACAGCTTGGCGCAGACAAAACCGTAAACGCATTAAAAGAAGATGCGGCAGTCTGGATTCAAAAAGAAATCGGCGGAGTGCATGGTGTCGTTTGTACGGCGGTTGCAAAAAAAGCATTCGACCAAGCCTACCGGGCCATTCGTCGCGGCGGTACCTGCGTCATGGTTGGGCTGCCCCCTGAATCCATGGATGTTCCGATCTTTGATACGGTATTAAACGGTACAAAGGTAGTCGGTTCGATTGTCGGCACTCGCAAAGATTTGCAAGAAACATTGCAATTCGCTGCAGAAGGAAAAATCAAAACCATTATTGAGACACGTAAATTAGAAGATATTAATGAGATCTACGATCTGATGTTAGAAGGCAAAATCAATGGTCGAATCGTCCTTGATATGACGAAATGA